From Alphaproteobacteria bacterium, a single genomic window includes:
- a CDS encoding sigma-54-dependent Fis family transcriptional regulator: MTAYIPSLLLIEDTPSLAQLYSAYLKKEPLRLTHESTGQAALESIKKQAPDLILLDLNLPDMNGLDILRHVMEQKLPSIVIIITAHGSINIAVDAMRMGCYDFIVKPFTEHRLRVTVRNALERFRLIHILEKMRDQIGQDRYCGFIGGSPPMQVVYKTIDNAANSKATIFITGESGTGKEVCADAIHRRSGRAAAPFIALNCGAIPSNLIESEIFGHVKGAFTGAIADHAGAASRAHTGTLFLDEICEMDLNLQSKLLRFIQTGSFTKVGGSKVENVDVRFICATNRDPWVEVQQGRFREDLYYRLMVIPIDLPPLRDREEDVILIARHFLHKFAHEENKKFEDFESDVELAISHYEWPGNIRQLQNVIRNIVVLNDAPKVTKSMLPAPLNQISGDNIAPSNDPRPDIGIAALRQIQPLWRVEKDTIEEAIALCEGNIPKAANLLEVSPSTIYRKKLSWE, from the coding sequence ATGACGGCCTATATACCCAGCCTTTTATTGATCGAAGACACGCCAAGTTTGGCGCAGCTTTACAGCGCCTATTTAAAAAAAGAACCATTGCGCCTGACGCATGAATCGACCGGTCAAGCCGCATTGGAAAGCATCAAAAAGCAAGCGCCGGATTTAATTTTGTTAGACTTGAATTTACCGGACATGAACGGTCTGGATATTCTGCGCCATGTGATGGAACAAAAACTGCCTTCCATCGTGATTATTATTACCGCGCATGGTTCGATCAATATCGCGGTCGATGCGATGCGCATGGGTTGTTATGATTTTATTGTAAAACCGTTTACCGAGCATCGTTTGCGCGTTACAGTACGCAATGCTTTGGAACGATTCCGCCTGATTCATATTTTAGAAAAAATGCGCGATCAAATCGGCCAAGACCGGTATTGCGGATTTATCGGCGGATCGCCACCAATGCAGGTTGTTTACAAAACCATCGACAACGCCGCCAATTCCAAGGCTACTATTTTTATCACCGGAGAGTCCGGGACCGGCAAGGAAGTTTGCGCCGACGCCATTCATCGCCGAAGCGGCAGGGCGGCGGCGCCATTTATTGCGCTTAATTGCGGCGCAATTCCAAGCAATCTTATTGAATCTGAAATTTTCGGCCATGTGAAAGGCGCGTTTACCGGCGCCATCGCCGATCATGCGGGTGCCGCTTCCCGCGCCCACACCGGCACATTATTTCTGGATGAGATTTGCGAAATGGACCTGAACTTACAGTCCAAATTGCTGCGTTTTATTCAAACCGGCAGTTTTACCAAAGTCGGCGGCAGCAAGGTCGAAAATGTCGATGTGCGTTTTATTTGCGCCACGAACAGAGATCCATGGGTCGAGGTCCAGCAAGGTAGATTCCGCGAAGATTTATATTATCGTTTGATGGTCATTCCAATTGATTTACCGCCGCTGCGGGATCGGGAAGAAGATGTTATTCTGATAGCACGGCACTTCCTTCACAAATTTGCCCATGAGGAAAACAAGAAATTCGAGGATTTTGAAAGTGATGTGGAATTGGCCATTTCACATTACGAATGGCCAGGAAACATTCGGCAACTGCAAAACGTGATCCGCAATATAGTGGTGCTAAACGATGCGCCAAAAGTCACCAAATCCATGTTGCCTGCGCCTTTAAACCAAATATCCGGCGATAATATCGCGCCAAGCAACGATCCGCGCCCGGACATTGGAATCGCGGCCTTGCGCCAAATTCAGCCTTTGTGGCGGGTGGAAA